CGAGATGTGGTCGGTGGTGATCTTGTCGCCAAACAGGCCAAGCACGCGCGCGCCCTTGATGTCGGAGATGCCCGAACCGGTCTTGCCCATGCCGACGAAGTAAGGCGGGTTCTGGACATAGGTCGAATCGTCGTCCCAGGCGTAGGTCTGACCTTCGGGAACCTGAACCGCCTGCCAGTTCTCGTCGCCCTTGAACACATCGGCGTACTTCGACGCATAGAGTTCGCGGGTGACGTACTTGTAGATGAATTCCTGGATTTCCCTCGAGGTCGGCCAGATGTCCTTCAGGTAGACCGGATTGCCATGCTGGTCATCACCGATCGGGTCCTTGGTCAGGTCCTTCTGCACCGTGCCGGCAAGCGCGTAGGCGACGACCAGCGGCGGGGAAGCGAGATAGTTCGCCTGGACGTCAGGCGAGATACGGCCTTCGAAGTTGCGGTTGCCCGAGAGAACCCCAGAAGCGATCAAGCCCTTGTCGTTGATCGTCTTCGACACCGGCGCCGGCAGCGGGCCGGAGTTGCCGATGCAGGTCGTGCAGCCGAAGCCGACGAGGTTGAAACCGAGCTTGTCGAGATCGACCTGGAGGCCGGACTTGGCGAGATATTCGGCAACCACCTGCGATCCCGGTGCAAGCGAGGTCTTGACCCACGGCTTGGTCTTCAGGCCCTTGGCGACCGCGTTGCGGGCGAGCAGGCCGGCAGCGATGAGGACCGAGGGGTTCGACGTGTTGGTGCACGAGGTGATCGCGGCGATCGCCACGTCACCATGGCCGAGATCGAAATCGGTGCCTTCGACCGGATAACGGTTGGCGAGCTGACCGGGCTTCTTGTAGTCCGTTTCAAGCGAAGTCGCAAAACCGGAAGCGATGTTTTCCAGCGGGATGCGGCCTTCCGGACGCTTCGGGCCAGCCATGGCGGGCACGACATCACCGAGATCGAGTTCAAGCGTGTCCGTGAAGACCAGCTCGGCGCCATCACCGTCACGCCACATGCCCTGCGCCTTGGAATAGGCTTCCACGAGGGCGATGCGCTGTTCTTCGCGACCGGACATGGTGAGGTAGTTGATGGTTTCCGAATCGACCGGGAAGAAGCCACAGGTCGCGCCGTATTCCGGGCCCATGTTGCCGATGGTGGCGCGGTCGGCAAGCGTCATGTTGTCGAGGCCGGCGCCGAAGAATTCGACGAATTTCGAGACGACGCCCTTCTTGCGCAGCATCTGCACGACCATCAGCACGAGGTCGGTCGCGGTCACGCCTTCCTTGAGCTTTCCGGTGAGCTTGAAGCCGATGACTTCAGGCAGGAGCATGGAAACCGGCTGGCCGAGCATCGCCGCTTCCGCCTCGATGCCGCCGACGCCCCAGCCGAGAACGCCCAGGCCATTGATCATGGTCGTGTGGCTGTCGGTGCCGACGCAGGTATCCGGATAAGCGATGATCTCGCCGTCTGCTTCCCTGGTCCAGACCGTCTGTCCCAGATATTCGAGATTGACCTGGTGACAGATGCCGGTGCCGGGCGGGACCACGCGAAAGTTCTTGAAGGCCTGCTGGCCCCACTTGAGGAAGCGGTAGCGCTCGCCATTGCGCTCGTATTCGAGCTCGACGTTGCGGGCAAAAGCATTGGGCGTGCCGAATTCGTCGACGATAACCGAGTGGTCGATAACGAGATCGACGGGAACCAGCGGGTTGATCTTTTCCGGATCGCCGCCGAGCGCCTTGATACCGTCACGCATGGCCGCAAGATCGACAACGGCGGGAACGCCGGTGAAGTCCTGCATCAGCACGCGGGCCGGGCGATAGGCGATCTC
This genomic stretch from Pararhizobium capsulatum DSM 1112 harbors:
- the acnA gene encoding aconitate hydratase AcnA, translated to MSKSLDSFNCRSTLSVNGVGYVYYSLPKAEANGLAGVSNLPYSMKVLLENLLRFEDGRSVTKENILAVAEWLNNKGLVENEIAYRPARVLMQDFTGVPAVVDLAAMRDGIKALGGDPEKINPLVPVDLVIDHSVIVDEFGTPNAFARNVELEYERNGERYRFLKWGQQAFKNFRVVPPGTGICHQVNLEYLGQTVWTREADGEIIAYPDTCVGTDSHTTMINGLGVLGWGVGGIEAEAAMLGQPVSMLLPEVIGFKLTGKLKEGVTATDLVLMVVQMLRKKGVVSKFVEFFGAGLDNMTLADRATIGNMGPEYGATCGFFPVDSETINYLTMSGREEQRIALVEAYSKAQGMWRDGDGAELVFTDTLELDLGDVVPAMAGPKRPEGRIPLENIASGFATSLETDYKKPGQLANRYPVEGTDFDLGHGDVAIAAITSCTNTSNPSVLIAAGLLARNAVAKGLKTKPWVKTSLAPGSQVVAEYLAKSGLQVDLDKLGFNLVGFGCTTCIGNSGPLPAPVSKTINDKGLIASGVLSGNRNFEGRISPDVQANYLASPPLVVAYALAGTVQKDLTKDPIGDDQHGNPVYLKDIWPTSREIQEFIYKYVTRELYASKYADVFKGDENWQAVQVPEGQTYAWDDDSTYVQNPPYFVGMGKTGSGISDIKGARVLGLFGDKITTDHISPAGSIKAASPAGAYLTGHGVAVADFNQYGTRRGNHEVMMRGTFANIRIRNHMLGPNGKEGGFTIHYPSKEEMSIYDAAMQYKEEGVPLVIFAGVEYGNGSSRDWAAKGTNLLGVKAVVAQSFERIHRSNLVGMGIVPFVFEEGTTWETLGLKGDEIVTIDNLSNVQPREKRIAQITYGDGSVKEVPLICRIDTLDEVTYMNNGGILQTVLRDLAA